A genomic window from Thermoanaerobacterales bacterium includes:
- a CDS encoding rhodanese-like domain-containing protein, whose amino-acid sequence MTMNNAQKALLAVGLAIVLFLGLATGFHWTGVGAAGGVSVSDAVVQYYERMPDDIYKIPVPDLKAALDAGGKGLYIVDIREHKDFVQGHIPGAHNIPFKEVGRRLNELPRNQRIIVYCYTGQTGGQTVAALTIAGFDARSLNGGMNNGWAAANLPTEAGE is encoded by the coding sequence ATGACAATGAACAACGCGCAGAAGGCATTGTTGGCGGTGGGCCTGGCCATCGTACTCTTTCTCGGGCTGGCCACCGGCTTTCATTGGACGGGGGTCGGCGCAGCGGGGGGCGTCTCCGTGAGCGATGCCGTAGTGCAGTACTACGAGCGGATGCCCGACGACATATACAAGATCCCGGTCCCTGATCTGAAGGCGGCCCTGGACGCCGGCGGAAAGGGCCTCTACATCGTGGACATCAGGGAACACAAGGACTTCGTGCAGGGACACATTCCGGGGGCACATAACATTCCGTTTAAGGAAGTGGGGCGCAGGTTGAACGAACTGCCCAGGAACCAGCGGATCATCGTCTATTGCTATACGGGCCAGACCGGGGGGCAGACGGTGGCCGCCCTCACTATCGCGGGCTTCGATGCGCGGTCGCTTAATGGAGGCATGAACAACGGGTGGGCGGCCGCGAATCTCCCCACGGAAGCGGGGGAGTAG
- a CDS encoding bifunctional nuclease family protein gives MIPVHVKEIAFDPSMNPVLLLADEPEAKILPIWIGPFEAHAIAMALEGYKAERPLTHDLLQACCERLGVQITRAVISDVRDETFIAEVHLTGTNVSVVLDARPSDAVALAVRNLAPIFITDAVASHTLRIEDLVEQSRTEDDIPFNHLGVTKRTIH, from the coding sequence ATGATACCAGTTCACGTAAAGGAAATCGCCTTCGACCCCTCAATGAACCCGGTGCTCCTGCTGGCCGATGAGCCGGAGGCCAAGATCCTGCCGATCTGGATCGGTCCCTTTGAGGCGCACGCCATCGCCATGGCTCTCGAGGGGTACAAGGCCGAAAGGCCCCTGACCCACGACCTCCTGCAGGCTTGCTGCGAGAGGCTCGGCGTGCAAATTACGCGTGCCGTGATCAGCGACGTCCGGGATGAAACCTTTATCGCCGAGGTACATCTCACGGGGACCAACGTTTCCGTCGTGCTCGACGCCCGCCCAAGCGACGCGGTGGCCCTGGCTGTGCGCAACCTGGCCCCGATCTTCATCACCGATGCCGTGGCCAGTCACACCCTCCGTATCGAGGACCTCGTTGAGCAATCCCGGACCGAGGATGACATCCCTTTCAACCACCTCGGGGTCACCAAGCGCACCATACATTAG
- a CDS encoding undecaprenyl-diphosphate phosphatase — MEIVQAVVLGVVQGLGEFLPISSSAHLVLTPWLLGWNDPGLAFDVALHLGTLVAVVAFFWRDWALLLFEGLHGGRTREGRLFWYLVVATVPGALAGYFLEEQAATVFRAPLLVGSLLIIMGVVLWASDRFAASFRKLHDVRLGTALFIGLCQALAVIPGVSRSGATIMAARLAGLEREPAARFSFLLSTPIILGAALYQLRDISPADLTVPFLAGVGTSAAVGFLAIGFLLRWVTTHNFNLFVWYRFGLGTLVIAMALVRG, encoded by the coding sequence TTGGAGATCGTACAGGCGGTAGTGCTTGGTGTGGTTCAGGGCCTTGGGGAGTTCCTTCCCATTTCCAGTTCGGCCCATCTTGTGCTCACGCCATGGCTGCTGGGCTGGAATGACCCCGGGCTGGCCTTCGACGTCGCATTGCACCTGGGAACGCTTGTGGCCGTAGTGGCTTTCTTCTGGCGGGACTGGGCTTTGCTCCTCTTTGAAGGGCTGCATGGAGGCAGGACGCGGGAGGGGCGGCTCTTTTGGTACCTGGTGGTGGCCACCGTTCCCGGGGCGCTGGCCGGTTACTTCCTGGAGGAACAGGCGGCGACTGTTTTCCGGGCACCGCTGTTGGTCGGGAGCCTCCTGATCATCATGGGCGTCGTGCTCTGGGCCTCCGACCGCTTTGCCGCAAGCTTCCGGAAGTTACACGACGTACGGCTTGGTACCGCGCTGTTCATCGGCCTGTGCCAGGCCCTGGCCGTCATTCCGGGTGTATCACGGTCGGGGGCGACAATCATGGCGGCCCGGCTGGCGGGGTTGGAACGCGAGCCGGCGGCACGGTTTTCGTTTCTGCTTTCGACACCCATTATTCTAGGCGCCGCCCTTTATCAGCTGCGGGACATCAGCCCGGCGGATTTGACCGTTCCCTTCCTGGCCGGGGTCGGCACCTCGGCCGCCGTCGGTTTCCTGGCCATCGGCTTCCTGCTGCGGTGGGTGACGACGCATAACTTTAACCTCTTTGTCTGGTACCGTTTCGGTCTCGGCACGCTCGTCATCGCCATGGCTTTAGTGCGGGGGTAA
- a CDS encoding YeeE/YedE thiosulfate transporter family protein, producing MPRQWSWVAAGIVLGLWNILIFVSGNHLGTTTAYAQTTGYLTQFFFPSLVPADAWTSGTCGGTTGLQVGWQWLLVLGVFLGALGGRVLHRGGGPVEDIPKMWASRFGHRPGLRYAHAFLGGMLLLFGARIAGGCTSSHIIGGMSEMALSGVFFAAAVFAAGIPTAVALYRRGGAV from the coding sequence ATGCCGCGCCAATGGTCCTGGGTAGCGGCCGGGATTGTTCTCGGCCTGTGGAACATCCTCATCTTCGTCTCCGGTAACCACCTGGGTACGACCACAGCCTATGCGCAAACCACGGGTTACCTCACGCAGTTTTTCTTCCCCAGCCTCGTACCTGCCGACGCCTGGACCTCGGGTACCTGTGGGGGTACCACCGGACTGCAGGTCGGGTGGCAATGGCTCCTGGTCCTGGGAGTCTTTCTGGGCGCCCTCGGCGGCCGCGTTCTGCACCGCGGCGGCGGCCCCGTGGAGGATATCCCGAAGATGTGGGCCTCGCGGTTCGGCCACCGGCCGGGGCTGCGCTATGCCCACGCCTTTCTCGGGGGAATGCTGCTCCTGTTCGGCGCACGGATCGCCGGGGGCTGCACCTCCAGCCACATCATCGGCGGGATGAGCGAGATGGCCTTGAGCGGCGTGTTCTTCGCGGCGGCGGTGTTTGCCGCGGGGATACCGACGGCAGTGGCGCTCTATCGCAGGGGAGGGGCGGTCTAA
- a CDS encoding YlzJ-like family protein: protein MILYTVLDMGSVMEDQGAGTTTAENAVVGGVPVILRRTGDGSAFIERVMSTDPQDFLRPELSPGTPVVFNQGTAVPPGEAQE from the coding sequence GTGATTCTCTATACCGTTCTGGACATGGGAAGCGTTATGGAGGACCAGGGGGCCGGAACGACGACGGCGGAAAACGCCGTAGTCGGCGGGGTTCCCGTAATATTACGCCGTACCGGCGACGGATCAGCCTTTATCGAACGCGTGATGAGTACCGATCCGCAGGACTTTCTCCGTCCCGAGCTGTCCCCGGGGACGCCCGTTGTCTTTAATCAAGGAACAGCCGTACCGCCGGGGGAGGCGCAGGAGTGA
- a CDS encoding YeeE/YedE thiosulfate transporter family protein, which produces MESVLAVVFGIGFGYILQRVGALDYHNILNALRLRDLTIPKFMLLSVAITAVGVFTLRAGGLVALDLITANPVGNVLGGLIFGVGFALAGYCPGTSIGAMAEGKRDARWVVAGGLVGVLAYALLQKWITPWLAGFALGKISLVDYLPVNPLVAVVGYSLALALAVYVMDAWERARVTPGRAAAERDGAGLPGGCLDPSALRSERVLND; this is translated from the coding sequence ATGGAGTCTGTTCTCGCGGTAGTCTTTGGTATCGGTTTCGGTTACATCCTGCAACGGGTGGGGGCCCTGGATTACCACAATATCCTGAACGCCTTGCGCCTGAGGGACCTCACCATTCCGAAGTTTATGCTCCTTTCGGTGGCCATCACCGCCGTAGGGGTCTTCACCCTGCGTGCCGGCGGGCTGGTGGCGCTGGACCTGATCACGGCGAATCCGGTGGGGAATGTCCTCGGGGGATTGATCTTCGGTGTTGGATTCGCCCTGGCCGGGTATTGCCCGGGAACCAGTATCGGGGCGATGGCCGAGGGGAAGCGCGACGCTCGCTGGGTCGTCGCCGGCGGGCTGGTCGGCGTCCTGGCGTATGCCCTGCTGCAGAAATGGATCACCCCCTGGCTGGCCGGCTTCGCCCTTGGTAAGATCAGCCTGGTGGACTACCTGCCGGTCAACCCGCTGGTGGCCGTCGTAGGCTACAGCCTGGCCCTGGCGCTGGCTGTTTATGTGATGGACGCCTGGGAACGTGCGCGGGTCACCCCGGGGCGGGCTGCGGCTGAAAGGGATGGTGCCGGGCTGCCCGGGGGGTGCTTGGACCCGAGCGCTCTACGGTCTGAGAGAGTTTTGAACGACTAA